A genome region from Penaeus chinensis breed Huanghai No. 1 chromosome 22, ASM1920278v2, whole genome shotgun sequence includes the following:
- the LOC125037066 gene encoding extensin-like: protein MRTPPYGIGRTREPPPLATSTPRHDRTPRPSPSPSLQERGTRTLQSPARVRTSPPKGYVSSSRGSKAASPLRGRVPMAVTDRGAPRRRPRRSQGRRAPRSRNSHDANTSSQSVCHSTKPPVTFPRPLPLPRDDTVSDISIVSPMPALDVSYTAYLTPDVLTPTAIPPSPPTSRAPSAREIWDFDDEEAYVQHNPLYWLVPEAHEQPEPRERPVAPAPHYYYPHPHAPLPDTYIGHRPAHKPAPRWSSPYGRGRASPVPYLHRQEERGRGRGASPGTHAHLRLSPISENSQPTNIVTYADVHTQERPHRQPRGRSFKPSPPRRHRLAAQRKRSNIRIFDLKDDARFVYIVHALIQAFICIEQV from the coding sequence ATGCGAACGCCGCCCTACGGCATTGGGCGCACGAGAGAGCCGCCCCCGTTGGCCACCAGCACGCCCCGACATGACCGAACACCTCGCCcgtccccctcgccttccctgcaGGAGAGAGGCACGCGCACCCTGCAGTCCCCCGCCCGCGTGCGGACTTCCCCACCGAAAGGATACGTTTCTTCCTCACGAGGTAGCAAGGCCGCCAGCCCCCTGCGTGGGCGTGTCCCCATGGCGGTGACGGATCGCGGGGCCCCTCGTCGGCGTCCGCGCCGCTCTCAGGGACGGAGGGCGCCCCGCTCCAGGAACTCCCATGACGCTAACACCTCAAGCCAAAGTGTTTGCCATAGTACAAAGCCCCCTGTgaccttcccccgccccctccccctacctcggGACGATACAGTCTCGGACATCTCTATAGTGTCTCCTATGCCCGCCCTCGACGTCTCCTACACTGCCTACCTCACGCCAGACGTCCTTACGCCCACTGCCATACCGCCTTCACCGCCCACGTCGCGAGCCCCGTCGGCGAGGGAAATCTGGGACTTCGACGACGAGGAAGCCTACGTCCAGCACAACCCCTTGTATTGGCTGGTTCCGGAGGCCCATGAACAGCCTGAACCGCGAGAGCGCCCCGTGGCCCCTGCCCCCCATTattactacccccacccccatgctCCTCTACCAGACACGTACATTGGCCACAGACCCGCCCACAAGCCCGCGCCCAGGTGGTCGTCTCCGTATGGAAGAGGGCGCGCATCCCCTGTTCCATACCTGCACCGTCAGGAAGAGCGTGGGCGGGGTAGGGGTGCATCTCCAGGTACGCACGCACATTTGCGTCTCTCGCCCATCAGCGAGAACTCCCAGCCGACCAATATCGTTACCTACGCCGATGTACACACGCAGGAACGCCCCCACCGCCAGCCACGCGGTCGGAGTTTCAAACCGTCCCCGCCACGAAGGCATCGACTGGCCGCGCAAAGGAAACGTTCCAACATCCGTATATTCGACTTAAAGGATGATGCCCGCTTTGTTTACATCGTGCACGCCCTTATACAGGCCTTCATTTGCATCGAACAG